Proteins encoded within one genomic window of Bacteroidota bacterium:
- a CDS encoding ATP-binding protein, translated as MYHRSLQKVIEKNLSKQKVSILLGARRVGKTEILQAIYESRKDTTLWLNGEDRDTEVLLERRSEANYRKLLAGYNLLIIDEAQYIEDVSRKVKLMIDTIKPLHIIITGSSAFDLSQMGEPLVGRSITYHLYPLAQMEWKQNENLLQIKQNLEDRLIYGSYPELSSIENDDDKAIYLKELVNTYLLKDILIFEQINNSQKLRDLLKLIAYQVGSEVSLDEIGKQLGMSKNTVSRYLDLLAKAFVIYSRSGYSNNLRKEIVKSKKWYFVDNGVRNAIINDFRPAALRSDIGILWEQYILGERIKYNEYKQIHTESYFWRTYDQQEIDLIEQKNKKLSAFECKWKDTIIKAPTAFTKSYPKATFQVINHENYLDWIDD; from the coding sequence ATGTATCATAGAAGTCTGCAAAAAGTAATCGAAAAAAATCTTTCCAAACAGAAGGTTTCAATACTACTGGGTGCTAGAAGAGTGGGCAAAACAGAAATCCTTCAGGCTATATATGAATCCAGAAAAGACACTACACTTTGGCTAAATGGTGAAGATAGAGATACCGAAGTATTATTGGAAAGACGGAGCGAAGCAAATTACAGAAAACTTTTAGCAGGCTATAACTTATTAATTATTGATGAGGCACAATATATAGAAGATGTTTCTCGAAAAGTAAAATTGATGATAGACACCATCAAGCCTTTGCATATCATTATTACAGGTTCATCTGCTTTCGACTTGTCACAAATGGGTGAGCCATTAGTAGGCAGAAGTATTACGTATCATTTGTACCCGCTAGCTCAAATGGAATGGAAACAAAATGAGAACTTATTGCAAATAAAACAGAACTTGGAAGACCGTCTTATATATGGTAGCTACCCTGAACTGAGCAGTATAGAAAACGATGATGATAAAGCTATCTATTTAAAGGAATTGGTAAATACTTATTTATTAAAAGATATATTAATATTTGAACAAATAAATAACTCACAAAAGTTAAGGGATTTACTCAAATTAATTGCCTATCAAGTGGGCTCGGAAGTATCGTTGGATGAGATTGGAAAACAACTAGGGATGAGTAAAAATACAGTATCCAGATATTTAGATTTATTGGCAAAAGCTTTTGTGATATATAGTAGAAGTGGTTATAGTAATAACCTAAGAAAAGAAATTGTGAAAAGCAAAAAATGGTATTTTGTCGACAATGGTGTACGTAACGCCATCATCAATGATTTCAGACCCGCAGCACTGCGAAGTGATATTGGCATCTTATGGGAACAATATATATTGGGCGAAAGAATTAAATATAACGAGTACAAACAAATACATACAGAAAGTTATTTTTGGAGAACCTACGATCAACAAGAAATTGACTTAATAGAACAGAAAAACAAAAAACTTTCTGCGTTTGAATGTAAATGGAAAGATACTATAATAAAAGCTCCGACAGCTTTTACCAAATCATATCCTAAAGCTACATTCCAAGTTATTAATCATGAAAATTATTTAGATTGGATTGATGATTAA
- a CDS encoding thiamine pyrophosphate-dependent enzyme: protein MQEKETAITFDIFKKEVLTDYATAFKSRHTSLIGRKEVLTGKAKFGIFGDGKEVAQLAMARVFKNGDFRSGYYRDQTFMFAIGELTIQEFFAQLYAEPSVEAEPSSAGRSMNGHFGTRFLDDNGNWKNLTELKNSTSDISPTASQMSRVVGLGYASKLFRNNINIQHLTQFSDKGNEVAFATIGNASTSEGGFFEAINAMGVLQVPVVVSVWDDGYGISVPAKYQTTKESISEILKGFQRDDQNEGYNIYRVKGWDYAELCRVYEDATKIAREKHIPAIIHVEEMTQPQGHSTSGSHERYKTKERLQWEQDFDCVKKMREWILTNSIATPEELEAIETAGLQQVKDEQKASWQSYLSKIKADVTETILCLEALANVSDKANSIKQAGTSLLTITEPTRRDIFEAIFTSIQSTVGEQSPERNQLLQLLAQYKEVNKDRYNSHLYSQSSKALGNIEQVEAIYSEESKNMDGREILQACFDKAFERIPELFAIGEDVGRIGDVNQGFAGLQDKYGELRITDTGIREWTITGQGIGAAMRGLRPIVEIQYLDYFLYALQILSDDVATLQYRTKGGQKCPLIIRTRGHRLEGIWHSGSPMGMILNGLRGMNILVPRNMTQAAAYYNTLLLSDEPALVVECLNGYRLKEKMPDNIGEITLVPGLPEVLKQGTDITLVTYGSCCRIAMEAAQKLETFGIYVEIVDVQSLLPFDTKSSIVESLKKTGQIVFFDEDVPGGASAFMMQQVLEIQGGYQYLDAPPLTITAQAHRPAYGTDGDFFSKPQANDVFEALYQMMHQYAPGEFPPMF, encoded by the coding sequence ATGCAAGAAAAAGAAACCGCCATCACTTTCGATATTTTCAAAAAAGAAGTGCTCACCGATTATGCCACAGCTTTTAAAAGCCGCCATACTAGCCTTATTGGCCGCAAAGAGGTTTTAACGGGTAAAGCTAAGTTTGGAATTTTTGGCGATGGTAAGGAAGTGGCACAACTTGCTATGGCCCGTGTTTTCAAAAACGGAGATTTCCGCTCTGGATATTACAGAGACCAAACTTTCATGTTTGCCATTGGTGAACTTACTATACAAGAATTTTTTGCACAATTATATGCCGAACCATCTGTAGAAGCCGAACCCTCAAGTGCTGGTCGAAGCATGAATGGTCACTTTGGTACACGTTTTTTGGATGATAATGGCAACTGGAAAAACCTGACTGAACTTAAAAATTCCACTTCTGATATTTCACCCACTGCTTCGCAAATGAGCCGTGTGGTGGGTCTTGGCTATGCTTCCAAATTATTTCGTAATAATATAAATATACAGCACCTTACTCAGTTTTCCGATAAAGGAAATGAAGTAGCCTTTGCAACAATAGGAAATGCAAGCACCAGCGAAGGAGGCTTTTTTGAAGCCATCAATGCTATGGGAGTTTTACAAGTACCCGTGGTAGTTTCTGTATGGGATGATGGTTATGGAATTTCTGTCCCTGCAAAATATCAAACCACCAAAGAGAGTATTAGCGAAATACTCAAAGGTTTCCAACGCGACGATCAAAATGAGGGTTATAATATATATCGTGTAAAAGGTTGGGACTATGCAGAGCTTTGCAGAGTATATGAAGATGCCACCAAAATAGCTAGAGAAAAACATATTCCCGCCATTATACATGTAGAAGAAATGACGCAGCCGCAAGGCCACTCAACTTCTGGCTCGCACGAAAGATATAAAACCAAGGAACGCCTGCAATGGGAACAGGATTTTGACTGTGTCAAAAAAATGCGGGAATGGATTTTGACAAACAGTATTGCAACTCCAGAAGAACTTGAAGCTATTGAAACTGCTGGATTACAACAAGTAAAAGACGAGCAAAAAGCATCTTGGCAATCCTATCTATCAAAAATAAAAGCTGATGTAACGGAAACTATTCTTTGCTTGGAAGCCTTAGCTAATGTGTCGGACAAAGCTAATTCAATAAAGCAAGCGGGCACTTCATTGTTAACTATTACAGAACCTACGCGTCGTGATATTTTTGAAGCTATATTTACTAGCATTCAATCGACCGTAGGGGAACAAAGTCCTGAAAGAAACCAATTGTTACAACTGCTCGCTCAGTATAAAGAAGTTAACAAAGATCGTTACAACTCGCATTTATATAGTCAGTCGAGCAAGGCATTGGGTAATATTGAGCAAGTGGAAGCGATATATAGTGAAGAAAGCAAAAACATGGATGGCCGCGAAATACTGCAAGCATGTTTCGATAAGGCTTTTGAACGCATCCCTGAACTATTTGCCATAGGCGAAGATGTGGGCAGGATAGGCGATGTGAACCAAGGGTTTGCAGGCTTACAAGACAAATACGGTGAATTGCGTATAACGGATACGGGCATACGCGAATGGACTATTACAGGGCAGGGAATAGGAGCAGCCATGCGAGGCCTGAGGCCCATAGTAGAAATACAATATTTAGATTATTTTTTATACGCTTTACAAATACTTAGCGATGATGTGGCTACACTACAATACCGTACAAAAGGTGGTCAAAAATGTCCGCTCATCATTCGTACACGTGGACATAGACTTGAGGGGATTTGGCACTCGGGCTCGCCAATGGGCATGATTTTGAATGGCCTTAGAGGCATGAATATATTAGTACCCCGCAATATGACCCAAGCTGCTGCTTACTATAATACTTTGTTATTAAGCGATGAGCCAGCTTTAGTAGTAGAATGCTTGAACGGATACCGTCTTAAAGAAAAAATGCCTGATAATATTGGAGAGATTACTTTAGTGCCTGGTTTACCCGAAGTGCTTAAACAGGGAACAGATATTACGCTTGTAACTTATGGATCATGCTGTCGAATTGCAATGGAGGCAGCTCAAAAACTAGAAACTTTCGGTATCTATGTTGAGATAGTCGATGTGCAAAGCTTGCTCCCATTTGATACAAAAAGCAGTATCGTTGAGTCGTTGAAGAAGACAGGCCAAATCGTATTTTTTGATGAAGATGTGCCAGGAGGTGCCAGTGCATTCATGATGCAGCAAGTGCTGGAAATACAAGGTGGATACCAATATCTTGATGCCCCACCACTTACTATTACTGCCCAAGCACACCGCCCAGCATACGGCACTGATGGCGATTTCTTCTCTAAACCGCAAGCGAATGATGTGTTTGAAGCATTATACCAAATGATGCATCAATATGCACCGGGTGAATTCCCGCCAATGTTTTAG
- a CDS encoding sigma-70 family RNA polymerase sigma factor, with protein sequence MPNFTEEQELIDGCLVGNHRAQEALYNKYAAKMFGVCLRYSSSRMEAEDTLHEGFMAVFETLERFEARGAFEGWVRRIMINTALKKYKRERVYQLMDFNVDVIETANDSDFSPLQKMQTDDLIKLVQKLAPGYRNIFNLYAIEGYNHREIGEVLGISEGTSKSQMARARVLLQAMLNKQYDNANEQR encoded by the coding sequence ATGCCGAACTTCACTGAAGAACAAGAACTTATTGATGGTTGCCTCGTAGGTAACCACAGAGCTCAAGAGGCTCTGTACAACAAGTATGCAGCCAAAATGTTTGGGGTTTGCCTACGCTACAGCAGTAGCCGTATGGAAGCTGAGGACACTTTGCATGAAGGTTTCATGGCGGTATTTGAAACTTTGGAACGATTTGAAGCACGAGGTGCATTTGAGGGATGGGTGAGACGAATTATGATTAACACGGCGTTAAAAAAGTACAAACGCGAAAGAGTTTATCAATTGATGGATTTCAATGTGGATGTAATAGAAACAGCCAATGATAGTGATTTTTCACCGCTGCAAAAAATGCAAACTGACGACCTTATTAAACTAGTTCAAAAACTAGCCCCCGGATATAGAAATATTTTTAACCTTTATGCCATCGAAGGATATAACCACAGAGAAATTGGCGAAGTTTTGGGAATATCTGAAGGCACTTCAAAATCGCAAATGGCCCGAGCAAGAGTATTGCTACAAGCCATGCTAAACAAACAATACGACAACGCTAATGAGCAACGATAA
- a CDS encoding PKD domain-containing protein translates to MIFKNKIFITLFAAFIFSIGSSVAQNCTANFEFDTTNYIVTFKNKSTAAGIYKSYWNLGDGNYSLSPNPIHAYTNPGEYYVFLKVEDAANKCKDIFMDTIIIVAASPGCKANYKIGVLGDSLICNSIATGTDSSTTYTWFFENTVFSTDENPIWKYTKTGIRAVKLLIQSQNCTDSIENDIYIKPKYICDATFETVTSADTTTFITKTYNPNAVYFWDFGDNTTTTGNRPFHVYEYNGTYKVTLTMEDTVSGCAQTWSSNIGISGLPAFKVSYSYNINKKTVSFEAAAKFNLKKEFIFSWKFGDGGTETGNLVEHTYNNYGNYDVELTIVDTPVSAVVTKKFTILVVKDTSSYSLGGKIKLDNGTPIDEAFVLLIENDSNTNNLPHVVDTTYITVADSGLYFFNQKKPGRYTVKVLISPSSLYYSKYIPIYFGNRISWKNAQYFQLTQDILQSIELNQKTISTNGSNSITVVLTIDKLIKEKYFLKNQSATLYDVLGKPLQTGLTNAQGKIKFDNLHTSIYYVRFDVVGKISNGKNVSFIKQAPPTDTIYFNLDGFTVSPYENLNTSIIQTSTLAYSEISLFPVPANDQLTVHTNVNLLDQTQIQIMMIDATGRQVKRQETINKEFHTIDISSLPQGIYWCVLTGKNGFIKNIPVVKK, encoded by the coding sequence TTGATATTTAAAAATAAAATATTTATAACCCTTTTTGCTGCCTTTATTTTTTCAATTGGTAGCAGTGTTGCTCAAAACTGTACTGCAAATTTTGAGTTCGATACAACTAACTATATAGTTACATTTAAAAATAAGTCTACTGCTGCAGGTATATATAAAAGCTATTGGAACTTAGGCGATGGTAATTATTCACTAAGCCCAAACCCAATACATGCTTATACAAATCCTGGCGAGTATTATGTGTTTCTAAAAGTAGAAGATGCTGCTAATAAATGCAAGGACATCTTCATGGATACAATTATAATAGTTGCAGCAAGCCCTGGATGCAAAGCAAATTATAAAATTGGCGTATTGGGAGACTCACTTATTTGCAACAGTATCGCTACAGGAACTGACAGTTCTACTACCTACACTTGGTTTTTTGAAAATACAGTTTTCTCGACGGACGAAAACCCTATTTGGAAATATACCAAAACGGGCATCAGAGCAGTTAAACTATTAATTCAAAGTCAAAATTGTACTGATTCAATAGAAAACGATATATATATAAAACCCAAATATATATGCGATGCCACTTTTGAAACTGTTACCAGTGCCGATACCACTACTTTTATAACAAAAACATATAATCCAAATGCGGTATACTTTTGGGATTTTGGAGACAATACCACAACCACTGGCAATAGACCATTTCATGTGTACGAATATAATGGTACATACAAAGTAACGCTTACCATGGAAGATACTGTTTCGGGCTGTGCCCAAACTTGGAGTAGCAATATTGGTATTTCTGGTCTTCCCGCTTTCAAAGTAAGCTATTCATATAATATCAATAAGAAAACCGTTTCGTTCGAAGCTGCTGCTAAATTCAACCTTAAAAAAGAATTTATCTTTAGCTGGAAATTTGGAGATGGTGGAACCGAAACTGGAAATTTGGTTGAACATACCTATAATAATTATGGAAATTATGATGTGGAACTTACTATTGTAGACACCCCTGTGTCGGCCGTTGTTACCAAAAAATTTACCATACTTGTTGTAAAAGATACCTCCAGCTATAGTTTGGGAGGGAAAATAAAATTAGATAATGGAACCCCCATTGATGAAGCTTTTGTATTACTAATAGAGAACGACAGTAATACCAATAATCTACCACATGTGGTTGATACCACTTATATAACAGTAGCCGATTCGGGATTGTATTTCTTTAATCAAAAGAAACCAGGGCGTTATACTGTGAAAGTATTGATTAGCCCCAGTTCACTTTATTATAGTAAATATATACCAATCTATTTCGGCAACCGTATCTCTTGGAAAAACGCCCAATACTTTCAATTGACTCAAGATATTTTGCAATCGATAGAATTGAACCAAAAAACAATATCAACCAATGGATCTAATTCTATAACTGTGGTATTGACCATCGATAAATTAATAAAAGAAAAATACTTCCTGAAAAATCAATCCGCTACTTTATATGATGTGCTAGGGAAACCCCTACAAACAGGGCTTACCAACGCCCAAGGCAAAATTAAGTTCGATAATTTGCATACCAGTATATATTATGTTAGATTTGATGTGGTAGGCAAAATTTCTAATGGGAAAAATGTGAGTTTTATTAAACAAGCTCCACCCACTGATACCATATACTTTAATTTAGACGGATTCACGGTATCACCCTACGAAAACTTAAATACAAGTATTATACAAACTTCCACTTTAGCATATAGTGAAATTAGTTTATTTCCAGTGCCTGCTAACGATCAATTGACTGTACACACCAATGTGAACCTGCTAGACCAAACACAAATTCAAATAATGATGATTGATGCCACAGGTCGCCAAGTGAAGAGGCAAGAAACCATCAACAAAGAATTTCACACCATCGATATTAGTAGTTTGCCACAAGGAATATACTGGTGTGTGCTTACTGGTAAAAACGGTTTTATTAAAAATATTCCAGTAGTTAAAAAATAA
- the mce gene encoding methylmalonyl-CoA epimerase: MKLEHVGIAVKDLSRSKKIFDSLFGHQSYKTEMVESEQVSTVFYQTGVSKIELLQAVSNESAISKFIEKRGEGMHHLAFEVSDIEQEISRLKLEGFLFVSDSPKVGADGKRICFLHPKSTNGVLIELCETIIYTNS; encoded by the coding sequence ATGAAATTAGAACATGTGGGCATTGCCGTAAAGGATCTCAGCCGCTCCAAAAAAATTTTTGACAGTTTGTTTGGCCATCAAAGCTATAAAACTGAAATGGTGGAAAGCGAACAAGTAAGTACAGTTTTTTACCAAACTGGCGTTTCCAAAATAGAATTATTACAAGCAGTGAGCAACGAAAGTGCTATATCCAAATTTATTGAAAAACGAGGTGAGGGAATGCACCATCTGGCGTTTGAGGTAAGTGATATAGAGCAGGAAATAAGTAGACTAAAACTTGAAGGATTTCTATTTGTAAGCGATTCTCCAAAAGTGGGTGCCGACGGCAAACGAATTTGTTTTCTCCATCCCAAAAGCACCAATGGAGTGCTTATAGAACTTTGCGAAACTATAATTT